The sequence CTCCTCGCCGTAGAAGAGCACTGGTGTGCCGGGAAGCGAGAACATCAAGCTGTACATGAGCGCGATGCGGCGCGGATCGCCCGCGACCATGGGCGGCAGCCGGCGAGCGATCCCGCGACCGTACACGCGCATCCAGTCCTCGGGCGCGAGGGCGTCGAAGACCTCCTGGCGCTCGTCGTCGCTCAGCTGATCGAGCGTGAGCTCGTCGTGGTTGCGCACGAAGTTCGCCCACTGCGCCTCGATCCGGATCTCGGGCCGCGACGCGAGCATCTCGGCGAGCGGCGTCGCATCTTCCCGCACGAGCGAGAGATACATGCGCTGCATGGCCGGGAAGTCGAACTGCATCGTCAGCTCGGCCGGCGCATCCACGTGCCCGAAGAAGTCGAGCTGGCCGTCATACGGCAGGTTCACCTCGCCCAGCAGGATCGCCTCGCTCGAGCGACGCTGCAGGAATCGGCGGATGTCCCGGAGGAACTCGTGCGGATCGCCGATGTCGACGCCGTGCGGCGGCTCGATGAGGAACGGCACCGCGTCGACGCGGAAGCCCGAGATGCCGAGCTCGAGCCAGAACCCGAGCGTCTTCGCGATCTCGTCGCGCACCTGGGGATTGGCGATGTTCAGGTCCGGCTGGTGCCGGTAGAAGCTGTGCAGGTAGTACTGGTCGGTGCGTTCCTCGTACTCCCAGATGCCGGACTCCTCGCCGGGGAAGACCGTCTCCTGCGAGGTCTCGGGCGGTTCGTCCCGCCAGACGTAGAAGTCGCGCCACTTGGAGTCGCGGCTGCGCTTCGCGTCGAGGAACCAGGGATGCCGGTCCGACGTGTGGTTCATGACGAAGTCGATGATCACGCGCATGCCGCGGTCACGCGCGAGGCGCACGAACTCGACGAAGTCGGCGAGCGAGCCGTAGCGCGGGTCGACGGCCTGGAAGTCGGTGATGTCGTACCCGTCGTCGCGCCGGGGCGACGGCTGGAACGGCATCAGCCAGATGCAGCTCACGCCGAGCTCGGCCAGGTGGTCGAGCCGATGGGAGAGCCCCTCGAAGTCGCCCACACCGTCGTCGTTCCAATCGAGGTACTTCTCCACGTCGAGGCAGTAGACGACCGCGGTCTTCCACCAGAGGTCGCCGCGTGCGGTGATCTTCATGTGTCCTCCGTGAGATGGGGCACCACGCGCTCGCCGAACACGTCGATGAACGCGTCCTGCTCGGCGCCGACATGGTGCAGGAAGACCCGGTCGAACCCGAGCGAGACCAGGTCGGCGAGCCGATCGACGTGTTCGGCGGGATCGGCCGAGACCAGCACGGTCTCGGCGACCTCCTCAGGCGCGGCATGGGCGACGCGGGCATCGAACTCCTCAGGGAGCGCGATGTCCCAGCAGTCCGGCGGACCCACGAGCCCGTTCCGCCATTGCTCGTGCGCGATGGCGAGCGCCTCGTCGTACGTGGGAGCATAGCTGAGGTGGACCTGCAGGGTGATCGGTCCGCGACCGCCCGCATCGCGGTAGGCGCCGATGACGCGCCGCAGCGCCTCGGGGTCCTGCTTGACGGTGATGAGCCCGTCGGCCCAGGCCGCGGCCGATCTGGCCTTCTCGGCGCTGACCGCTGCGGCGAGGAACGGCGGCGGGGTCTCGGGGAGGCTCCAGACGCGGGCGCGGTGCACACGGACGAGGCCGTCGTGCGAGACCTCGTCGCCGGCGAGCAGCCGACGCATGACGCCGATGCTCTCGACCATGCGGGCGTCGCGCTCCGGCTTCGGCGGCCACGGGTCGCCCGTCACGTGCTCGTTCATCGCCTCGCCACTGCCGATCGCGGGCCAGAACCGGCCGGGGAACATCGACTCGAGCGTCGCGAAGGCCTGCGCGAGCACCACCGGGTGGTAGCGCTGGCCGGGCGCGGTGACGACGCCGAAGGGCAGGCTCGTCGCCTGCATGGCGGCGCCGAGCCAGGTCCAGGCGTGCCCGGACTCCGCTTGACGGAGCCCCCAAGGTGCGAGGTGGTCGCTGCACATCGCCGCCTGGAAGCCGGCCTGCTCGGCGCGCTGCACCGCGCGCAGCAGCCCGGCGGGCGGAATCTGTTCGTGCGAGGCGTGGAATCCCACGAGGGTCATGCGTCTCCTTCCGTCCACCTCGACCCTCGCGGGCGGGCGCACCGCCCGGCAACCCCTTGCGTCCGTCCGGGGTGTGCGGCATGGCGGGCTCAACCCATGGCAGGGTAGGAGACATGGTGGAACGTGCTTCCTGGTCGCTCGGGTCGGCCCTTCGCGGCATCTTCGGCGCGAAGACGATCGATGAGGACACCTGGGACGACCTCGAGGCGGCGCTGATCACGGCGGACTTCGGTCCGGCCGTCACCGAGGAGATCGTCGACGAGATCCGCAAGCAGGTCGAGCGGTACAAGACCACCGACCCGCGCGACGTGCAGCGGATGCTCCGGGAGATCGTCGAGGAGCGGCTCGCGAAGTACGACCCGACGCTGCGGCTGACCGAGCGCCCCGCGGTCGTGCTCGTCGTCGGCGTGAACGGGGTGGGCAAGACCACGACGATCGGCAAGTTCGCGCGATTCCTGCGCACCTACGACCGATCGGTGGTCGTGGGCGCCGCGGACACGTTCCGCGCGGCGGCCGTCGACCAGCTCGCGACGTGGGCGGAGCGCGCGGGCGTCGGCGTGGTGCGACCGGAGCGCGAGGGTCAGGACCCGGCGTCGGTCGCGTTCCAGACCGTCGAGCGCGCCCAGCGCGACGGCACCGAGATCGTCATCATCGACACGGCGGGACGGCTGCACACCAAGGGCGGGCTCATGGACGAGCTCGGCAAGATCAAGCGGGTGGTCGAGAAGCTCGCCCCGATCAGCGAGGTGCTGCTCGTGCTCGATGCCACGACCGGTCAGAACGGCCTCGCACAGGCCGAGGCGTTCATCGAGCACGGCGGGGTCACCGGTCTCGTGCTCACCAAGCTCGACGGCAGCGCGAAGGGCGGGTTCGTCCTCGCGGTGCAGGAGAAGACCGGCGTGCCCATCAAGCTCATCGGCCAGGGCGAGGCCATCGGCGATCTCACGGGCTTCACGCCGCACGTGTTCGCCCAGAAGCTCGTGGGATAGTCCGACGTTCGCTGAGTAGGGACGTTCGCTGATTTCGCTGAATGCTGATTTCGCTGAATAGGGGAGACATGGCAACCGAGCACGACTACTTCGGCATCGTCGGCGACTACTGGTCGGAGACGGTCGAGTACGCCGACCAGCGCGTGGAGGTGGTGCTCGACGCCGAGGGCGAGGCGGTGGCGTCGTCCTCGCTCGACGTCGCGGCGACCCTCGTCGGCGAGCTCGAGCTCGTCGACGACGACCTGCGATCGGCGTTCGTGAGCCAGCTCGACCAGGGTTCGTCTCCCGTCGTGAAGTTCCTCGACACACTGCTCGACCCCGATCTCGAGCAGGCAGACGAGATCGAGGCGGCGATCGGACGCGACTCCGGGGACCGTCAGGTCGACGCCCTGCGCTCGCTGACCCTCGAGCGCGTCGACCTCAGGCCCGAGCACGACGAGCCCGGAGACGCGTTCGCCGAGTTCGAGTACGCGCTCGCGCCGGAGGACACCGATGAGCGCCTCGTCGCCGCGATCGACCTCGAGCGCGAGATCGTCGATGTCCGCTTCGAAGGCTGACCGCCCCGCCGAGACGGTCGCTCTTCGCGAGACGGTCGCTTTCAGCGAGACGAGCGCCGCCCTCCCGTAGAATCGACGGATCATGGCTACTTTCGGCACGCTCTCCGACCGTCTTGCGGAGACCTTCAAGAACCTCCGCACCAAGGGCAAGCTGTCGGCGGCCGACGTCGACGGCACCGTGCGTGAGATCCGGCGAGCCCTGCTCGACGCCGACGTCGCGCTCCCGGTGGTCAAGGAGTTCACCGCGACCGTGCGCGAGCGCGCGCTCGGCGACGAGGTCAATCGCGCGCTGAACCCCGCACAGCAGGTGGTGCAGATCGTCAACGAGGAGCTCGTCGGCATCCTCGGCGGCCAGCAGCGACGGCTGCAGTTCGCGAAGAACCCGCCGACGGTCATCATGCTGGCCGGTCTGCAGGGTGCGGGCAAGACGACGCTCGCGGGCAAGCTCGCGAAGCACCTCGTCAAAGAGGGCCACACGCCGCTGCTCGTCGCCGCGGACCTGCAGCGCCCCAACGCCGTGAACCAGCTGCAGGTCGTGGGCGGCCAGGCCGGGGTCACCGTGTTCGCGCCGGAGCCCGGCAACGGGGTCGGCGACCCGGTGAAGGTCGCGAAAGAGGCGGTCAAGCACGCCGAGCGCGCGCAGCACGACGTCGTCATCATCGACACCGCCGGCCGGCTCGGCGTCGACGCCGAGCTCATGAAGCAGGCGTCGAACATCCGCAAGGCGACCGACCCCGACGAGGTGCTCTTCGTCATCGACGCCATGATCGGTCAGGACGCGGTCGCGACGGCCAAGGCCTTCCAAGACGGCGTCGACTTCACGGGCGTCGTGCTCTCCAAGCTCGACGGCGACGCGAAGGGCGGCGCCGCGCTGTCGGTCGCCTCCGTGACCGGGCGCCCGATCATCTTCGCGTCGACCGGTGAGGGGCTCGACGACTTCGAGCCGTTCCACCCCGACCGCATGGCGAGCCGCATCCTCGACCTCGGCGACATCCTCACGCTCATCGAGCAGGCCCAGCAGGCCTTCGATGAGGAAGAGGCGATGAAGGTCGCCGAGAAGCTCGCGAACGAGCAGTTCACGCTCGAAGACTTCCTGGCCCAGATGCAGCAGCTCCGCGGTGCCGGCTCGATCAAGAAGATGCTGGGCATGCTTCCCGGCGCGGGCGGGCTGCGCCAGCAGCTCGACCAGTTCGACGAGAAAGAGATCGTGCGCACCGAGGCGATCATCCAGTCGATGACGCCCGCCGAGCGACGCAATCCCAAGCTCCTCAACGGCTCACGACGGCTGCGCATCGCCAAGGGCTCGGGCATGACGGTGACCGATGTGAACCAGCTCGTACAGCGGTTCGAGCAGGCCGCGAAGATGATGAAGACCGTCGCGCGCGGCGGGGTACCGCAGATCCCGGGCATGGGCCCGGTGCCCGGCGCCGGCTTCGGCGGCGGTGCCCGCAAGGCGAAGGGCAAGAAGAAGTCCGGCGGTGCGTCCCGGTCGGGCAACCCGGCCAAGCGTGCGGCCGAGAACGCGGCGATCGCGGCCGGCGGGCCGGTGCCCGGGCAGGCGCCGGCGACGACCGGTGCCGGCTTCGGCCTGGGCGGCGGCAACGCCCCGAAGGGCGCCCCGTCAGAAGAGGAGCTCGCCGCCCTCCAGAAG is a genomic window of Agromyces protaetiae containing:
- a CDS encoding alpha-amylase family protein, whose protein sequence is MKITARGDLWWKTAVVYCLDVEKYLDWNDDGVGDFEGLSHRLDHLAELGVSCIWLMPFQPSPRRDDGYDITDFQAVDPRYGSLADFVEFVRLARDRGMRVIIDFVMNHTSDRHPWFLDAKRSRDSKWRDFYVWRDEPPETSQETVFPGEESGIWEYEERTDQYYLHSFYRHQPDLNIANPQVRDEIAKTLGFWLELGISGFRVDAVPFLIEPPHGVDIGDPHEFLRDIRRFLQRRSSEAILLGEVNLPYDGQLDFFGHVDAPAELTMQFDFPAMQRMYLSLVREDATPLAEMLASRPEIRIEAQWANFVRNHDELTLDQLSDDERQEVFDALAPEDWMRVYGRGIARRLPPMVAGDPRRIALMYSLMFSLPGTPVLFYGEEIGMGENPDLGGRMTVRSPMQWSAETNGGFSRAPKRRLVAKPPTDGYAPEHVNVESQMHDPDSLLAKIRGFAHRYRSSPEIGWGEFELLEHGESSVLAHRLSADFGSFVAVHNFAPSPVHVQLKLDHLPDDARLSDLFGEQVVDIDDRGRAEVELAAYGYRWFRVADPTDRRLT
- a CDS encoding TIGR03885 family FMN-dependent LLM class oxidoreductase translates to MTLVGFHASHEQIPPAGLLRAVQRAEQAGFQAAMCSDHLAPWGLRQAESGHAWTWLGAAMQATSLPFGVVTAPGQRYHPVVLAQAFATLESMFPGRFWPAIGSGEAMNEHVTGDPWPPKPERDARMVESIGVMRRLLAGDEVSHDGLVRVHRARVWSLPETPPPFLAAAVSAEKARSAAAWADGLITVKQDPEALRRVIGAYRDAGGRGPITLQVHLSYAPTYDEALAIAHEQWRNGLVGPPDCWDIALPEEFDARVAHAAPEEVAETVLVSADPAEHVDRLADLVSLGFDRVFLHHVGAEQDAFIDVFGERVVPHLTEDT
- the ftsY gene encoding signal recognition particle-docking protein FtsY; this encodes MVERASWSLGSALRGIFGAKTIDEDTWDDLEAALITADFGPAVTEEIVDEIRKQVERYKTTDPRDVQRMLREIVEERLAKYDPTLRLTERPAVVLVVGVNGVGKTTTIGKFARFLRTYDRSVVVGAADTFRAAAVDQLATWAERAGVGVVRPEREGQDPASVAFQTVERAQRDGTEIVIIDTAGRLHTKGGLMDELGKIKRVVEKLAPISEVLLVLDATTGQNGLAQAEAFIEHGGVTGLVLTKLDGSAKGGFVLAVQEKTGVPIKLIGQGEAIGDLTGFTPHVFAQKLVG
- a CDS encoding DUF2004 domain-containing protein, which encodes MATEHDYFGIVGDYWSETVEYADQRVEVVLDAEGEAVASSSLDVAATLVGELELVDDDLRSAFVSQLDQGSSPVVKFLDTLLDPDLEQADEIEAAIGRDSGDRQVDALRSLTLERVDLRPEHDEPGDAFAEFEYALAPEDTDERLVAAIDLEREIVDVRFEG
- the ffh gene encoding signal recognition particle protein — its product is MATFGTLSDRLAETFKNLRTKGKLSAADVDGTVREIRRALLDADVALPVVKEFTATVRERALGDEVNRALNPAQQVVQIVNEELVGILGGQQRRLQFAKNPPTVIMLAGLQGAGKTTLAGKLAKHLVKEGHTPLLVAADLQRPNAVNQLQVVGGQAGVTVFAPEPGNGVGDPVKVAKEAVKHAERAQHDVVIIDTAGRLGVDAELMKQASNIRKATDPDEVLFVIDAMIGQDAVATAKAFQDGVDFTGVVLSKLDGDAKGGAALSVASVTGRPIIFASTGEGLDDFEPFHPDRMASRILDLGDILTLIEQAQQAFDEEEAMKVAEKLANEQFTLEDFLAQMQQLRGAGSIKKMLGMLPGAGGLRQQLDQFDEKEIVRTEAIIQSMTPAERRNPKLLNGSRRLRIAKGSGMTVTDVNQLVQRFEQAAKMMKTVARGGVPQIPGMGPVPGAGFGGGARKAKGKKKSGGASRSGNPAKRAAENAAIAAGGPVPGQAPATTGAGFGLGGGNAPKGAPSEEELAALQKMLGR